Proteins found in one Gordonia sp. PDNC005 genomic segment:
- the ppk2 gene encoding polyphosphate kinase 2: MAKNPAPAAETKLPKDVYEAELFRLQTELVALQEWVRATGARVVVIFEGRDAAGKGGAIKRITEYLSPRICRVEALPAPTDRERGQWYYQRYVEKLPTKGEIVLLDRSWYNRAGVEKVMGFCTPEEHTRFLRQTPIFEQMLIDDGILLRKYWFSVSDDEQLRRFRARRDDPVRQWKLSPMDLESVYRWEEYSRAKDEMMVHTDTLTSPWFVVESDHKKNARINMISHLLSTIPFTHVEQERVKLPKKPIATGNYHRPPRSLSKFVPDHVATLLGDREN; the protein is encoded by the coding sequence ATGGCGAAGAATCCGGCACCTGCCGCGGAAACCAAACTCCCCAAGGACGTGTACGAAGCCGAGCTGTTCCGGCTGCAGACCGAGCTCGTCGCGTTGCAGGAGTGGGTGCGAGCAACCGGAGCCCGCGTCGTCGTGATCTTCGAAGGCCGAGACGCCGCGGGCAAGGGCGGCGCCATCAAGCGCATCACCGAGTACCTCAGTCCCCGCATCTGCCGTGTCGAAGCACTGCCTGCACCGACCGACCGTGAGCGCGGTCAGTGGTACTACCAGCGGTACGTCGAGAAACTCCCCACGAAGGGTGAGATCGTTCTGCTCGACCGCTCCTGGTACAACCGGGCAGGTGTCGAGAAGGTCATGGGCTTCTGCACACCTGAAGAGCACACCCGATTCCTCCGTCAGACTCCGATCTTCGAGCAGATGCTGATCGACGACGGCATTCTGCTGCGAAAGTACTGGTTCTCGGTTTCCGACGACGAGCAGCTCCGTCGATTCCGCGCACGCCGCGACGACCCGGTCCGCCAGTGGAAGCTCAGCCCGATGGACCTCGAGTCGGTGTACCGCTGGGAGGAGTACTCCCGCGCCAAGGACGAGATGATGGTCCACACCGACACGTTGACCAGCCCGTGGTTCGTCGTCGAGTCGGACCATAAGAAGAACGCCAGGATCAACATGATCTCGCACCTGCTGTCCACGATCCCGTTCACTCATGTCGAGCAGGAACGGGTGAAACTGCCCAAGAAGCCGATCGCCACCGGAAACTATCACCGTCCGCCTCGTTCGCTGTCGAAGTTCGTTCCCGACCACGTCGCGACTCTGCTCGGCGACCGCGAGAACTGA
- a CDS encoding polysaccharide pyruvyl transferase family protein: MALPSVTEVAQRTRSVRAKVRSRLDSADLIYLVTTAGFPNFGDELITEAWLRHIALRRPMARVVVDSPRPGQASLLLRHANRRAVFVDTLWELVHHSVSPNAEDVDPDVPWEWVADTASRLGASPRNDAGIDMLLRAGTIHLVGGGYVNAVWPHHAALLSAMASVAEKTGARTVATGAGFTPAVDGAAGVAMLRAASRFDVVDVRDAPTETLLAGAPGLSRTGDDAWLSPILARPRTPAGTGVVLCAQSDLTDTFSWDGRTGTDALASFIRATLDAWDVPGRDVTVVECIPGHDYTVPTMLADRLDGAAVIPFRNLWRDGLPVNRGTWLSTRYHPHMIAAAAGDSGVAISASTDYYATKHQALIDAGSAWTVVSGGDRLQTPARPTAGGYTPEAVQENVRRKKSLADSLYPIGVRIR; the protein is encoded by the coding sequence ATGGCGCTTCCCTCCGTAACCGAGGTCGCCCAGCGGACCCGGTCGGTGCGTGCCAAGGTCCGCTCACGTCTCGATTCGGCAGACTTGATCTATCTGGTCACCACGGCAGGCTTCCCGAACTTCGGTGACGAATTGATCACCGAGGCGTGGCTCCGGCACATCGCACTCCGCAGGCCGATGGCACGGGTCGTCGTCGACTCCCCTCGCCCCGGTCAGGCGTCGTTGCTGCTCCGCCACGCGAATCGGCGCGCAGTGTTCGTGGACACCCTGTGGGAACTGGTTCATCACTCGGTGTCCCCGAACGCTGAGGACGTCGATCCCGACGTCCCGTGGGAGTGGGTCGCCGATACGGCGAGCAGGCTCGGCGCGTCACCCCGCAACGACGCGGGGATCGACATGCTGCTCCGAGCGGGAACGATCCATCTCGTCGGCGGCGGATATGTCAACGCCGTGTGGCCGCACCACGCGGCTCTGCTCTCCGCGATGGCCTCCGTCGCCGAGAAGACCGGGGCGCGGACCGTTGCGACCGGTGCCGGTTTCACCCCCGCCGTCGACGGTGCAGCGGGTGTCGCGATGCTCCGCGCCGCCTCCCGATTCGACGTCGTCGACGTCCGTGACGCTCCGACAGAGACGCTGCTCGCAGGCGCCCCCGGGCTGTCACGTACCGGAGACGACGCCTGGCTCTCCCCCATCCTCGCTCGACCTCGCACCCCTGCCGGCACCGGAGTCGTGCTGTGCGCTCAGAGCGATCTCACCGACACGTTCTCCTGGGACGGGCGGACCGGAACCGATGCGCTCGCGTCGTTCATCCGGGCCACCCTGGACGCCTGGGATGTGCCCGGTCGGGACGTGACCGTCGTCGAATGCATCCCGGGCCACGACTACACCGTCCCGACGATGCTGGCCGATCGCCTCGACGGTGCGGCGGTGATCCCGTTCCGGAATCTGTGGCGCGACGGACTTCCCGTCAACCGCGGCACCTGGCTGTCGACTCGGTATCACCCGCACATGATCGCTGCCGCGGCAGGCGACTCGGGGGTCGCGATCTCGGCGAGCACCGACTACTACGCCACCAAGCATCAAGCATTGATCGACGCCGGGTCGGCGTGGACCGTGGTGTCCGGTGGTGACCGCCTGCAGACTCCGGCCCGACCCACCGCGGGCGGCTACACGCCCGAAGCGGTGCAGGAGAACGTCAGGCGGAAGAAGTCGCTCGCCGACAGCCTCTATCCGATCGGTGTCCGAATCAGGTAG
- a CDS encoding DUF503 domain-containing protein has protein sequence MWIGTLEFDFLLGDVHSLKEKRSVIRPIVAEIRRKYSVSVAETDHLDLHRRAGVGVAVVSADIAHVADVLDTLERHGASRPDVTLLSVRRRVVDTGEL, from the coding sequence ATGTGGATCGGTACTCTTGAATTCGACTTCCTTCTCGGCGACGTCCACTCCCTCAAGGAGAAACGTTCGGTCATCCGCCCGATCGTCGCCGAGATCCGCCGCAAGTATTCAGTCTCCGTCGCGGAGACGGACCATCTCGACCTTCACCGCCGCGCGGGTGTCGGCGTCGCCGTGGTCAGCGCCGACATCGCACACGTCGCCGACGTGCTCGACACGCTTGAACGGCACGGGGCGTCTCGACCCGACGTGACACTCCTGTCTGTCCGTCGACGCGTCGTCGACACCGGCGAGCTGTAA